A stretch of the Capsicum annuum cultivar UCD-10X-F1 chromosome 10, UCD10Xv1.1, whole genome shotgun sequence genome encodes the following:
- the LOC107854489 gene encoding uncharacterized protein LOC107854489 codes for MVEYSIMEMNLEEQLVDIEEAKGDEKPRDQLFLAELNLVLILSFFSLSSEERKLEKLEIDNDKDHQAHNVISKLNSKKRGGINKYRTTEHEFPRFQTKIKDCRHCRRM; via the exons ATGGTTGAATATTCGATTATGGAGATGAATCTTGAAGAACAATTAGTGGATATTGAGGAAGCGAAAGGTGATGAAAAACCAAGAGATCAATTGTTTCTTGCAGAGCTGAATCTTGttcttattctatcatttttttcattatcatctgaagaaagaaaattagaaaaattggAGATTGATAATGACAAAGATCATCAAGCACACAACGTTATTTCTAAACTAAATTCGAAAAAACGAGGAGGAATCAATAAATACAGGACTACTGAACATGAATTTCCTAGGTTTCAGACCAAGATTAAGGATTGCAG ACACTGCAGAAGAATGTGA